A segment of the Candidatus Atribacteria bacterium genome:
AACAATATTTTTTCATTTTTTTTTATAAAAAAACAAGAAGAGAGCAACAGTGTATTGAACCGGTCTATTTTTCTTCTTCTTTAAATATTTATCTTAAAAAAAATTGTTAGTTTTGATAATCTTATTCCTTAAATACTCTGCTAAATATTGAATCTATATTTTTTAAATAATTCTGATAATCAAAGCATTCTTCTATCTCTGATTTTGTTAGATATTGACCTACTTCATGGTCTCTTAATAAAAGTTCTTTAAACTCTATCTGGCCTTGCCAGACTTTCATAGAAATTCCTTGCACTATCCTGTATGCTTCCTCTCGAGAAAGATCTTTTTCGGTAAGTCTTAACATCACCTTCTGTGAAAAGATTAGTCCTTTGGTTTTTCCTAAATTTTCCTTCATTCGTTCGGGATATACATTTAGATTAGCTACAAGTTGAGTAAATTTTTGTAACATATAATCAACAAGAATATTACTATCGGGGAGAATAATTCGCTCAGCAGAAGAATGGGAAATGTCTCTCTCATGCCACAGGTTAATATTTTCCAAACCCGTTAAGGCATTCGCTCTAACTACTCGAGAAAGTCCACAAATTCTTTCACAAATTATGGGATTTCTCTTATGTGGCATAGCTGAAGAACCCTTCTGCCCGAAGGAAAATTTTTCTTCCACTTCGTAAATTTCAGTCCTCTGCAATCCCCTTATTTCAGTGGAAAACTTTTCCAAAGAACTGGCAATTACTGCTAGGGTAGCTAAATAATAGGCATGCCGATCTCTTTGAATAATTTGATTAGAAATCTTTGCCGGTGTCAGATGTAATTTTGTGCAAACATATTCCTCCACCGAAAGATCAATATGAGCAAAAGTTCCTACTGCCCCCGATATCTTACCGTAACTTACTTCTTCCTTCGCTCTCTTCATCCTCTCCAAATTTCTTTCCATTTCGGAGAACCATAAGGCTATTTTAAAACCAAAGGTGATCGGTTCAGCATGAACACCATGCGTTCTGCCCATCATTAGAGAATACTTGTGCTGCAAAGCCTTTTCTTTTAAAGCATTGAGTAAATGATCAATATCTTCCAAAATTATTTCAGCTGATTGCTTCAACATTAAGGCTAAAGAAGTATCTAATATATCGGAAGAGGTTAATCCTTGATGGAAATAACGGGAATACTCTCCCAAGTTTTCTCCCACAGCAGTTGTAAAGGCTAGAACATCATGTCGCGTTACTTTTTCTATTTCCTGAATACGGCCTATAGAATATCTGGCATTTTTTCGGATATTTTCTATTGCTTCTCGATTTATCTTTCCCAATTCAAATAAAGCTTCACAAACTAAAAGTTCTATTCTTAGCCAACTTTTATATTTACTCTCCTCTTCCCAGATTTTTTTCATCACCGGAAGAGAGTATCTATCAATCATTATTTCCACCTCTCTATTAATTCACCAATTTACCGATTAGCCAATTCACTAAATGAACAATTGACCGAATAAATTAATTAATTAGTTGGTTTTAATGCAAGTTTACATCTCTATTAGGATAATCAGCCGGTTTATTTATCTAACAATCATTTTAACATTTTTTCTATTTATTTAAATATTTTTTCTCGAATAATAGTCTGACTTCTTTTAGGACCCACTGATACGATAACTACTTT
Coding sequences within it:
- a CDS encoding adenylosuccinate lyase, whose translation is MIDRYSLPVMKKIWEEESKYKSWLRIELLVCEALFELGKINREAIENIRKNARYSIGRIQEIEKVTRHDVLAFTTAVGENLGEYSRYFHQGLTSSDILDTSLALMLKQSAEIILEDIDHLLNALKEKALQHKYSLMMGRTHGVHAEPITFGFKIALWFSEMERNLERMKRAKEEVSYGKISGAVGTFAHIDLSVEEYVCTKLHLTPAKISNQIIQRDRHAYYLATLAVIASSLEKFSTEIRGLQRTEIYEVEEKFSFGQKGSSAMPHKRNPIICERICGLSRVVRANALTGLENINLWHERDISHSSAERIILPDSNILVDYMLQKFTQLVANLNVYPERMKENLGKTKGLIFSQKVMLRLTEKDLSREEAYRIVQGISMKVWQGQIEFKELLLRDHEVGQYLTKSEIEECFDYQNYLKNIDSIFSRVFKE